A window of Aeromicrobium sp. A1-2 contains these coding sequences:
- a CDS encoding sensor histidine kinase, which yields MDNFTTAAVVVVVLVATAAFVRWRLLTSRRTLGSPADRATYRTLHTASLAAPALRLGLDKDSATRAIPHVRALLGTSTVAITDMHGPLAWGGQRREVDVEVLMSDALARGTTQASDRVIVAPLSVEQRVVGSIVVISDEASAGLVRATTEVARWMSSQLELAELSESRTALMEAELRALRAQISPHFIYNSLGAIASFVRTDPERARELLLEFADFTRYSFREHGEFTTLAEELRSIERYLVLEKARFGDRLRVVTRVAPEVLSVTLPFLSVQPLVENAIRHGLEAKDGDGTLTVIALDEGAECVITIEDDGVGADPDVVRDVLIGRTTSGSVGLANVDERLRTVYGDEYGIVVETAPGLGTKVTLRFPKFRPDVPAAS from the coding sequence ATGGACAACTTCACGACGGCCGCAGTGGTGGTCGTGGTCCTCGTCGCGACCGCGGCCTTCGTCCGCTGGCGACTCCTGACGAGCCGCCGCACGCTCGGTTCGCCGGCTGACCGGGCGACATACCGGACACTGCACACCGCGTCGCTGGCGGCACCGGCGCTGCGGCTGGGGCTCGACAAAGACAGCGCGACCAGGGCGATCCCGCACGTCCGTGCCCTACTTGGCACCTCGACCGTCGCGATCACCGACATGCACGGACCCCTCGCGTGGGGTGGCCAGCGACGCGAGGTCGACGTCGAGGTCCTGATGTCGGACGCGCTCGCGCGGGGCACGACGCAGGCCTCGGACCGCGTCATCGTGGCTCCGCTCTCGGTCGAGCAGCGCGTCGTCGGAAGCATCGTCGTGATCAGCGACGAGGCCTCCGCCGGGCTCGTCCGCGCGACGACCGAGGTGGCCCGGTGGATGTCGAGCCAGCTCGAGCTTGCCGAGCTCTCGGAGTCCCGCACTGCCCTCATGGAGGCCGAGCTGCGGGCGCTCAGGGCCCAGATCTCGCCACACTTCATCTACAACTCGCTGGGTGCCATCGCGTCATTCGTGCGGACCGATCCCGAACGTGCGCGAGAGCTGCTGCTGGAGTTTGCGGACTTCACCCGCTACTCGTTCCGCGAGCACGGCGAGTTCACGACGCTGGCCGAGGAGCTGCGCTCGATCGAGCGCTACCTGGTGCTCGAGAAGGCGCGCTTCGGCGACCGGCTCCGCGTCGTCACCCGGGTCGCCCCCGAGGTGCTGAGCGTGACACTCCCCTTCCTCTCGGTGCAGCCTCTTGTGGAGAACGCCATCCGCCACGGGCTCGAGGCGAAGGACGGTGACGGCACGCTCACGGTCATCGCCCTCGACGAGGGCGCCGAGTGCGTGATCACGATCGAGGACGACGGGGTCGGCGCGGATCCCGACGTCGTACGGGACGTGTTGATCGGACGGACGACCAGCGGCTCGGTCGGCCTGGCCAACGTCGACGAACGGCTCCGGACGGTCTACGGCGACGAGTACGGCATCGTCGTGGAGACCGCGCCGGGGCTGGGCACCAAGGTCACGCTGCGGTTCCCCAAGTTCCGTCCCGACGTGCCTGCGGCGAGCTGA